TTCGCGCAGACCTATGGCTGGTTCGAGGCGCGGATGCGGATGCCGGCGGGGGTGGGCACCTTCCCCGCCTTCTGGCTGCTGCCGACCGACCACGCCTGGCCGCCGGAGCTGGACGTGGCGGAGGTGCTGGGGCGCGCGCCGGACGAGGTGTTCCAGATGGGGGTCACGGTGAAGGGCCTCGTGGACTCCTCGGACGGCTTCCACACCTACGCCATGGAGTGGTCGCCGGAGCGGGTGGCCTGGTACGTGGACGGGCGGATGACGGCGGTGCAGCGCCCGCCCTTCCGCGCCGAGCTGCTGCGGGCGGCGCCGCGGCCGATGTACCTGCTGCTGAACCTCGCGATCGGCGGCAAGTGGGCGCACGACCCGGTGGCCGGGCCGGGTGGGCGCGGCAGCGCGGAGGGGGTGCTGCAGGTTGACCATGTCCGGGTGCGCGCGCATCCCCGGCACCCCCCTGCCCGCCCCTCCGCGGCGGCGCCGCGCGTGACCTTCGCCGGCGCGCCGGGGCCGGGCGGGTTTTCCGGGCGGTTCGGCTACACGGCCGGGCTCACCGGGCGGCTGAGCTTCACCATGGAGGATCTTGGCATCGCCGGGCCGGACTTCCTGCGGCTGGAGGTGACGAACGACCGGGCGGCGGACCGCTACGAGGCGGCGCTGCGGAACGGCTGGGGCGATGTGCGCTCGGTTTCCGTGGAGGACGAGGATGGCGGGAGCTTCCACCTCTCCGACCTCGCGGAGGTCGCGCTGCGGCTGGGCGGGCGGTCCGAGGTAACGGTGGCGCGCGCGCGTTCCGGCACGGTGGAGACGGGGCCGGGGGACGACGTGGTGCGGCTGCCGGAGGCGCGGGGCTGGGAGGCGGCGCCGGGCAGCCGGATTCGCGTCTCGACCGGTGCGGGAGACGACACGGTGGAGGGGTGGCCGGAGCCGGCCGGGCTGGGAATGGTGGTGGAGGGCGGGCCGGGAGGCGACCGCATCACCGGATCCGGCGACGACGACGTGATCACGGGCGGGCCGGGGGACGACGTGCTGCGCGGCGGCGGCGGGGCGGACACCTTCGTGTTCCGGCGCGGCGAGGCCGGGCGGGACCGTGTGGAAGATTTCGAGCCCGGCCGCGACCGGCTGCGGCTGGAGGGGATCGACCCGGCCGGGGTGGTGGCCGCCGCGGTGCCGGGCGGGGTGCGGCTGACGCTGCCCGATGCGGCTGCGGGCGGGGCCGCCGTCACCGTCATCGGCCTGGAGGCCGGGCGCTGGCGCGAGGCCCTGGAGCGGCGCTGAGCGGGTTCCCCCCTGTCGGGATTCCTGCCATCGGTCCGGCGGGCTTCACTATTTCTTCCGGCCGGGCGCGGATCACGTGGTCCCGCGGCGAGAGGAGCGGACGCGCATGGTTCTCGGCTGGGCCCTGGCGGGGGCGGGGGTGGCCTCGGCGGCGCTGGCGCTGCACCCCTTCGTCACCTACCCGCTCTCGCTCGCGGTCCTCGCGCGGCTGAGGCCCCCTTCCCCGCCGGCGCGGACGGTGCCGGTGCCCACCCGCGTCGCGCTGCTTGTCTGCGCCTACAACGAGGCGCCGGTGATCGCGGCGAAGGCAGCGAACATGCTGCGCATGCGGCGGGCGGTGC
This genomic window from Pararoseomonas sp. SCSIO 73927 contains:
- a CDS encoding family 16 glycosylhydrolase, which codes for MPQGGVFDARDPAIPVPPGARAVRLHHRAPFALPPGAADARLEGPEDGALAGNAGPNRLEGGPGDDVLDGRGGDDVLRPGPGRDAVVFGPGSGHDVVEGFRPGEDRVWIATGPRDAASLRAGLRDTPAGARLSVGDSSLTFAGLRAAELPDEAFELPLDPSAWPVTFEDRFDRLSRFDARGAGTWRTRMYHGDGRRNAEEDRQTYVDPSWGGRGIDPFSVRAGVLGIAATRRPEFAGVTGGRDYLSGVVTTEASFAQTYGWFEARMRMPAGVGTFPAFWLLPTDHAWPPELDVAEVLGRAPDEVFQMGVTVKGLVDSSDGFHTYAMEWSPERVAWYVDGRMTAVQRPPFRAELLRAAPRPMYLLLNLAIGGKWAHDPVAGPGGRGSAEGVLQVDHVRVRAHPRHPPARPSAAAPRVTFAGAPGPGGFSGRFGYTAGLTGRLSFTMEDLGIAGPDFLRLEVTNDRAADRYEAALRNGWGDVRSVSVEDEDGGSFHLSDLAEVALRLGGRSEVTVARARSGTVETGPGDDVVRLPEARGWEAAPGSRIRVSTGAGDDTVEGWPEPAGLGMVVEGGPGGDRITGSGDDDVITGGPGDDVLRGGGGADTFVFRRGEAGRDRVEDFEPGRDRLRLEGIDPAGVVAAAVPGGVRLTLPDAAAGGAAVTVIGLEAGRWREALERR